A single genomic interval of Ictalurus furcatus strain D&B chromosome 20, Billie_1.0, whole genome shotgun sequence harbors:
- the nectin4b gene encoding nectin-4 isoform X2 → MDEMKKMSKPACFALLLTAVIACVCGEFIQPPPSMALRAFAEDETRLPCEFKPQDGAKVIQVTWSAEKTKGVKEQVITRHMTEGLQEFPSFAGRVRFTSSDPIKDSTLLILSTRESDQATYTCHITTFPSGNFDRQISLTVWRIPISTLEPVILEEGQSFRAAATCRAIGLPPPRLTWDTDVPGQSQNRSSEDGVVTSQYSLHPLRNMNGRKLDCLVWHPALEHPRRLSNTLVVHFPPDAMVSGYDQSWSVNRKGAELKCEGVGNPQPHNFTWTRKGGVLPKDVSVEGNRLIFTRPLNKTDEGVYECEARNTVGSVKTEVNVKIPVTNYSSNLEASFNNLLLIIVGGAAGALVVVMAIIILLVTCHHRRRTRKLKSELTEKKEEINNLSRQNSMRRLNSVSTDPRIQTEESTLIRMSSPIKSSVFSLEENSIICEHRDGFREGEYDSLGRPAIYPSCHFERGSGRRKETEVENQDHIQRVASYIKNYSMTLDAELCRDQSPPPLSISSGGSRERGTGNDVWGQREGMPEGEEGDCTSDSHQISEAISNYFHYSNGVLQPKPHPNAILLHKRGQII, encoded by the exons ATGGACgaaatgaagaaaatgtcaaaaccCGCCTGCTTTGCCCTGTTACTGACCGCAGTAATTG cctgtgtgtgtggcgAGTTTATTCAACCCCCTCCGTCCATGGCACTGCGTGCCTTCGCTGAGGATGAGACTCGACTGCCGTGTGAGTTTAAACCACAGGACGGTGCCAAGGTGATACAGGTGACCTGGTCTGCAGAAAAGACCAAGGGTGTCAAGGAGCAGGTCATCACCAGACACATGACAGAGGGACTTCAAG agtttccTAGCTTCGCGGGCCGTGTGCGCTTCACAAGTTCTGATCCGATTAAAGACTCAACGCTGTTGATTCTGAGCACAAGGGAGTCGGATCAAGCCACGTACACCTGCCACATCACCACTTTTCCTTCAGGGAACTTCGACAGACAAATCAGCCTCACTGTCTGGA GGATTCCCATCTCCACACTGGAACCGGTCATCCTGGAGGAGGGTCAGTCATTCCGAGCGGCTGCCACCTGCCGTGCGATTGGTCTACCTCCACCACGTCTTACCTGGGACACCGATGTCCCCGGCCAATCACAGAACAGGAGCTCAGAGGACGGGGTAGTCACCTCCCAGTACTCGCTGCACCCTCTGCGCAACATGAATGGCCGCAAACTGGACTGCCTGGTGTGGCACCCTGCTCTAGAGCACCCCCGCAGGCTGAGCAACACACTGGTCGTGCACT ttccTCCTGATGCTATGGTTTCTGGTTACGATCAGAGCTGGTCAGTCAATCGGAAGGGAGCTGAGCTCAAGTGCGAGGGTGTAGGAAATCCTCAACCACACAACTTCACCTGGACCAG gaAGGGTGGGGTTTTGCCCAAGGACGTATCTGTGGAGGGGAACAGGCTCATTTTCACTCGTCCCCTAAATAAAACTGATGAaggagtgtatgaatgtgaggCCAGAAACACAGTGGGATCGGTGAAGACAGAAGTTAATGTCAAGATCCCAG TGACCAACTATTCTTCCAATCTCGAGGCCTCTTTCAACAACCTCCTCCTTATCATAGTGGGTGGAGCTGCTGGGGCTTTAGTAGTCGTCATGGCGATTATCATCCTTCTGGTTACCTGCCACCATAGACGCAGGACCAGGAAACTTAAAAGTGAGCTCACAGAGAAGAA GGAAGAGATCAATAATCTTTCAAGACAGAACTCTATGAGGAGACTTAACTCAGTCAGTACTGACCCCAGGATACAG acTGAAGAATCCACCCTAATCAGGATGAGCTCTCCTATAAAAAGCAGTGTCTTTTCACTAGAG GAGAATTCCATCATATGTGAGCACAGAGATGGGTTCAGAGAAGGAGAATACGACAGCCTCGGCCGTCCAGCCATCTACCCGTCTTGCCACTTCGAGCGAGGGAGCGGGAggaggaaagagacagaggtgGAGAATCAAGACCACATTCAAAGAGTGGCATCCTATATAAAGAACTATAGTATGACTTTG GATGCAGAACTTTGCAGGGACCAGAGCCCTCCACCCTTGTCCATTAGCTCAGGGGGTTCAAGAGAAAGAGGGACGGGAAACGACGTATGGGGACAGAGAGAAGGCATGCCAGAGGGAGAGGAGGGAGACTGTACCTCAGACTCGCATCAAATTTCAGAGGCAATCTCAAACTACTTCCACTACAGCAACGGTGTCCTACAGCCAAAACCCCACCCAAACGCTATACTACTGCACAAACGTGGTCAGATCATATAA
- the nectin4b gene encoding nectin-4 isoform X1, with protein sequence MAKRRTEASGYSRYKFDQMDEMKKMSKPACFALLLTAVIACVCGEFIQPPPSMALRAFAEDETRLPCEFKPQDGAKVIQVTWSAEKTKGVKEQVITRHMTEGLQEFPSFAGRVRFTSSDPIKDSTLLILSTRESDQATYTCHITTFPSGNFDRQISLTVWRIPISTLEPVILEEGQSFRAAATCRAIGLPPPRLTWDTDVPGQSQNRSSEDGVVTSQYSLHPLRNMNGRKLDCLVWHPALEHPRRLSNTLVVHFPPDAMVSGYDQSWSVNRKGAELKCEGVGNPQPHNFTWTRKGGVLPKDVSVEGNRLIFTRPLNKTDEGVYECEARNTVGSVKTEVNVKIPVTNYSSNLEASFNNLLLIIVGGAAGALVVVMAIIILLVTCHHRRRTRKLKSELTEKKEEINNLSRQNSMRRLNSVSTDPRIQTEESTLIRMSSPIKSSVFSLEENSIICEHRDGFREGEYDSLGRPAIYPSCHFERGSGRRKETEVENQDHIQRVASYIKNYSMTLDAELCRDQSPPPLSISSGGSRERGTGNDVWGQREGMPEGEEGDCTSDSHQISEAISNYFHYSNGVLQPKPHPNAILLHKRGQII encoded by the exons ATGGCTAAGAGAAGAACTGAGGCGTCCGGCTACTCGAGATACA AGTTCGACCAAATGGACgaaatgaagaaaatgtcaaaaccCGCCTGCTTTGCCCTGTTACTGACCGCAGTAATTG cctgtgtgtgtggcgAGTTTATTCAACCCCCTCCGTCCATGGCACTGCGTGCCTTCGCTGAGGATGAGACTCGACTGCCGTGTGAGTTTAAACCACAGGACGGTGCCAAGGTGATACAGGTGACCTGGTCTGCAGAAAAGACCAAGGGTGTCAAGGAGCAGGTCATCACCAGACACATGACAGAGGGACTTCAAG agtttccTAGCTTCGCGGGCCGTGTGCGCTTCACAAGTTCTGATCCGATTAAAGACTCAACGCTGTTGATTCTGAGCACAAGGGAGTCGGATCAAGCCACGTACACCTGCCACATCACCACTTTTCCTTCAGGGAACTTCGACAGACAAATCAGCCTCACTGTCTGGA GGATTCCCATCTCCACACTGGAACCGGTCATCCTGGAGGAGGGTCAGTCATTCCGAGCGGCTGCCACCTGCCGTGCGATTGGTCTACCTCCACCACGTCTTACCTGGGACACCGATGTCCCCGGCCAATCACAGAACAGGAGCTCAGAGGACGGGGTAGTCACCTCCCAGTACTCGCTGCACCCTCTGCGCAACATGAATGGCCGCAAACTGGACTGCCTGGTGTGGCACCCTGCTCTAGAGCACCCCCGCAGGCTGAGCAACACACTGGTCGTGCACT ttccTCCTGATGCTATGGTTTCTGGTTACGATCAGAGCTGGTCAGTCAATCGGAAGGGAGCTGAGCTCAAGTGCGAGGGTGTAGGAAATCCTCAACCACACAACTTCACCTGGACCAG gaAGGGTGGGGTTTTGCCCAAGGACGTATCTGTGGAGGGGAACAGGCTCATTTTCACTCGTCCCCTAAATAAAACTGATGAaggagtgtatgaatgtgaggCCAGAAACACAGTGGGATCGGTGAAGACAGAAGTTAATGTCAAGATCCCAG TGACCAACTATTCTTCCAATCTCGAGGCCTCTTTCAACAACCTCCTCCTTATCATAGTGGGTGGAGCTGCTGGGGCTTTAGTAGTCGTCATGGCGATTATCATCCTTCTGGTTACCTGCCACCATAGACGCAGGACCAGGAAACTTAAAAGTGAGCTCACAGAGAAGAA GGAAGAGATCAATAATCTTTCAAGACAGAACTCTATGAGGAGACTTAACTCAGTCAGTACTGACCCCAGGATACAG acTGAAGAATCCACCCTAATCAGGATGAGCTCTCCTATAAAAAGCAGTGTCTTTTCACTAGAG GAGAATTCCATCATATGTGAGCACAGAGATGGGTTCAGAGAAGGAGAATACGACAGCCTCGGCCGTCCAGCCATCTACCCGTCTTGCCACTTCGAGCGAGGGAGCGGGAggaggaaagagacagaggtgGAGAATCAAGACCACATTCAAAGAGTGGCATCCTATATAAAGAACTATAGTATGACTTTG GATGCAGAACTTTGCAGGGACCAGAGCCCTCCACCCTTGTCCATTAGCTCAGGGGGTTCAAGAGAAAGAGGGACGGGAAACGACGTATGGGGACAGAGAGAAGGCATGCCAGAGGGAGAGGAGGGAGACTGTACCTCAGACTCGCATCAAATTTCAGAGGCAATCTCAAACTACTTCCACTACAGCAACGGTGTCCTACAGCCAAAACCCCACCCAAACGCTATACTACTGCACAAACGTGGTCAGATCATATAA
- the fcer1gl gene encoding Fc receptor, IgE, high affinity I, gamma polypeptide like translates to MYGSGIFILLLLNFGAAEAIAEGGLCYILDGVLILYGIVLTILYCRLRMRSGNNEKNEENPDGIYQGLKHKNQDTYETLHMKKQPLA, encoded by the exons ATGTATGGATCAGGGATATTTATCCTCCTGCTCCTGAATTTTGGAGCTGCCG AGGCCATTGCTGAGGGTGGATTGTGTTATATCCTTGATGGGGTTTTGATTCTCTATGGCATTGTGCTGACGATCCTCTACTGCAGACTGAGG ATGCGTTCTGGAAATAATGAG AAAAATGAAGAGAATCCAGATGGCATCTACCAG gGTTTGAAGCATAAGAATCAGGACACCTATGAGACACTCCATATGAAGAAGCAACCTTTGGCATAA
- the si:dkey-10o6.2 gene encoding uncharacterized protein si:dkey-10o6.2 codes for MAFIPVVDFAVYKRSSGDITDKNLQELCKEFRNAFTEVGFVYLKNTEIDQNEVAQVMDISKKFFLLPEEQKRPFTRGSYPINVNHGWVPSEVERLNPQSPGDLKEAFNITSLSKDIKWPSDGLDGFRDIQVNFFHRCKDLTLDVLRIMALSLGLDPEVFLQAHSYIGSDKNDTTLRTLYYPPVKAGSVKEGQLRCGEHSDYGSITLVFQSHEGGLQVLSRKGEFISAPSIPGTVLINIADLMQRWTSDVFVSAVHRVLPPPEGDSSTRQSLVFFVHPDNDAIITCCDGSDKYPPVRSLDYLLARFSDSYGRK; via the exons ATGGCATTTATACCTGTAGTCGACTTTGCGGTCTACAAACGTAGTAGCGGCGACATCACTGACAAGAACCTGCAAGAGTTATGCAAAGAATTTCGAAATGCCTTCACTGAAGTGGGGTTTGTGTATCTCAAAAATACTGAAATAGATCAGAACGAG GTGGCTCAGGTCATGGATATTTCTAAGAAGTTCTTCCTGCTTCCTGAAGAACAGAAAAGACCCTTCACAAGGGGCAGTTACCCAATTAATGTTAATCATGGCTGGGTGCCCTCAGAGGTAGAAAG GTTGAATCCTCAAAGTCCAGGTGACTTGAAGGAGGCATTTAATATTACATCTTTGAGCAAAGATATT AAATGGCCCTCTGATGGTCTTGATGGCTTTCGTGACATCCAAGTCAACTTTTTCCATCGCTGTAAGGATCTCACTCTTGATGTACTCAGGATCATGGCTCTCAGTCTAGGCCTGGATCCAGAGGTTTTTCTCCAAGCACACAGCTACATTGGAA GTGATAAGAATGACACCACCCTGCGCACTCTCTATTACCCTCCGGTGAAGGCTGGGAGTGTGAAAGAAGGTCAGCTCCGCTGTGGTGAGCACTCAGACTATGGCAGCATCACGCTAGTCTTCCAGAGCCATGAGGGAGGCCTGCAG GTATTAAGTCGTAAAGGGGAATTTATCTCAGCCCCAAGCATTCCTGGAACCGTACTGATCAACATTGCAGATCTAATGCAGAGGTGGACCAGTGACGTGTTTGTATCTGCT GTCCATCGAGTTCTACCACCTCCTGAGGGTGACTCAAGCACAAGGCAGTCTTTGGTGTTCTTCGTGCATCCGGACAATGATGCCATCATTACATGTTGTGATGGCTCAGACAAATATCCTCCAGTGAGATCCTTGGATTATCTCCTGGCAAGATTCAGCGACTCTTATGGCAGAAAATAG
- the nectin4b gene encoding nectin-4 isoform X3, with amino-acid sequence MAKRRTEASGYSRYKFDQMDEMKKMSKPACFALLLTAVIACVCGEFIQPPPSMALRAFAEDETRLPCEFKPQDGAKVIQVTWSAEKTKGVKEQVITRHMTEGLQEFPSFAGRVRFTSSDPIKDSTLLILSTRESDQATYTCHITTFPSGNFDRQISLTVWRIPISTLEPVILEEGQSFRAAATCRAIGLPPPRLTWDTDVPGQSQNRSSEDGVVTSQYSLHPLRNMNGRKLDCLVWHPALEHPRRLSNTLVVHFPPDAMVSGYDQSWSVNRKGAELKCEGVGNPQPHNFTWTRKGGVLPKDVSVEGNRLIFTRPLNKTDEGVYECEARNTVGSVKTEVNVKIPVTNYSSNLEASFNNLLLIIVGGAAGALVVVMAIIILLVTCHHRRRTRKLKSELTEKKEEINNLSRQNSMRRLNSVSTDPRIQTEESTLIRMSSPIKSSVFSLEENSIICEHRDGFREGEYDSLGRPAIYPSCHFERGSGRRKETEDAELCRDQSPPPLSISSGGSRERGTGNDVWGQREGMPEGEEGDCTSDSHQISEAISNYFHYSNGVLQPKPHPNAILLHKRGQII; translated from the exons ATGGCTAAGAGAAGAACTGAGGCGTCCGGCTACTCGAGATACA AGTTCGACCAAATGGACgaaatgaagaaaatgtcaaaaccCGCCTGCTTTGCCCTGTTACTGACCGCAGTAATTG cctgtgtgtgtggcgAGTTTATTCAACCCCCTCCGTCCATGGCACTGCGTGCCTTCGCTGAGGATGAGACTCGACTGCCGTGTGAGTTTAAACCACAGGACGGTGCCAAGGTGATACAGGTGACCTGGTCTGCAGAAAAGACCAAGGGTGTCAAGGAGCAGGTCATCACCAGACACATGACAGAGGGACTTCAAG agtttccTAGCTTCGCGGGCCGTGTGCGCTTCACAAGTTCTGATCCGATTAAAGACTCAACGCTGTTGATTCTGAGCACAAGGGAGTCGGATCAAGCCACGTACACCTGCCACATCACCACTTTTCCTTCAGGGAACTTCGACAGACAAATCAGCCTCACTGTCTGGA GGATTCCCATCTCCACACTGGAACCGGTCATCCTGGAGGAGGGTCAGTCATTCCGAGCGGCTGCCACCTGCCGTGCGATTGGTCTACCTCCACCACGTCTTACCTGGGACACCGATGTCCCCGGCCAATCACAGAACAGGAGCTCAGAGGACGGGGTAGTCACCTCCCAGTACTCGCTGCACCCTCTGCGCAACATGAATGGCCGCAAACTGGACTGCCTGGTGTGGCACCCTGCTCTAGAGCACCCCCGCAGGCTGAGCAACACACTGGTCGTGCACT ttccTCCTGATGCTATGGTTTCTGGTTACGATCAGAGCTGGTCAGTCAATCGGAAGGGAGCTGAGCTCAAGTGCGAGGGTGTAGGAAATCCTCAACCACACAACTTCACCTGGACCAG gaAGGGTGGGGTTTTGCCCAAGGACGTATCTGTGGAGGGGAACAGGCTCATTTTCACTCGTCCCCTAAATAAAACTGATGAaggagtgtatgaatgtgaggCCAGAAACACAGTGGGATCGGTGAAGACAGAAGTTAATGTCAAGATCCCAG TGACCAACTATTCTTCCAATCTCGAGGCCTCTTTCAACAACCTCCTCCTTATCATAGTGGGTGGAGCTGCTGGGGCTTTAGTAGTCGTCATGGCGATTATCATCCTTCTGGTTACCTGCCACCATAGACGCAGGACCAGGAAACTTAAAAGTGAGCTCACAGAGAAGAA GGAAGAGATCAATAATCTTTCAAGACAGAACTCTATGAGGAGACTTAACTCAGTCAGTACTGACCCCAGGATACAG acTGAAGAATCCACCCTAATCAGGATGAGCTCTCCTATAAAAAGCAGTGTCTTTTCACTAGAG GAGAATTCCATCATATGTGAGCACAGAGATGGGTTCAGAGAAGGAGAATACGACAGCCTCGGCCGTCCAGCCATCTACCCGTCTTGCCACTTCGAGCGAGGGAGCGGGAggaggaaagagacagag GATGCAGAACTTTGCAGGGACCAGAGCCCTCCACCCTTGTCCATTAGCTCAGGGGGTTCAAGAGAAAGAGGGACGGGAAACGACGTATGGGGACAGAGAGAAGGCATGCCAGAGGGAGAGGAGGGAGACTGTACCTCAGACTCGCATCAAATTTCAGAGGCAATCTCAAACTACTTCCACTACAGCAACGGTGTCCTACAGCCAAAACCCCACCCAAACGCTATACTACTGCACAAACGTGGTCAGATCATATAA